The following coding sequences are from one Haemophilus haemolyticus window:
- the purD gene encoding phosphoribosylamine--glycine ligase: MNILIIGNGGREHALAWKAAQSPLADKVFVAPGNAGTALEQKVENVNISATDIPALVKFAQDKQIGLTIVGPEAPLVIGVVDAFREAGLKIFGPTKAAAQLEGSKAFTKDFLARHKIPTAEYQNFTEVEPALAYLREKGAPIVVKADGLAAGKGVIVAMTLQEAEVAVRDMLSGNAFGEAGSRVVIEEFLDGEEASFIVMVDGKNVEPMATSQDHKRVGENDTGLNTGGMGAYSPALVVTPEIHDRIMREVIYPTVNGMAAEGNVYTGFLYAGLMIMPNGQPKVIEFNCRFGDPETQPIMLRLESDLVELCLKACNGKLDEVKSQWNPKASLGIVLAAEGYPGNYRKGDEISGLPQSAVENEKVFLAGVEVKAGKLATNGGRVLCVTALGESVFEAQQKALKLAEQIQWSGRFYRRDIGYRAVEREHAK; this comes from the coding sequence ATGAACATCCTCATCATCGGAAATGGCGGTCGTGAACACGCTCTGGCCTGGAAAGCAGCACAATCTCCACTAGCAGATAAAGTTTTCGTTGCACCGGGCAATGCAGGGACGGCGTTAGAACAAAAGGTTGAAAACGTGAATATTTCTGCAACAGATATCCCCGCATTAGTGAAATTTGCTCAAGATAAGCAAATTGGATTAACCATTGTTGGCCCTGAAGCACCGCTAGTGATTGGGGTAGTTGATGCATTTCGTGAAGCTGGATTGAAGATTTTTGGTCCAACTAAAGCGGCTGCGCAATTGGAAGGTTCAAAAGCATTCACCAAAGACTTCCTCGCTCGTCATAAAATCCCAACAGCGGAATATCAAAACTTCACTGAAGTAGAACCTGCCTTGGCTTACTTGCGTGAAAAAGGTGCGCCAATTGTCGTCAAAGCGGATGGTTTGGCGGCGGGCAAAGGGGTAATCGTTGCAATGACATTGCAGGAAGCGGAAGTGGCTGTGCGTGATATGCTTTCTGGCAATGCTTTTGGCGAAGCGGGTAGCCGAGTGGTGATTGAAGAGTTTCTAGATGGCGAAGAAGCAAGTTTTATCGTCATGGTAGATGGTAAAAACGTCGAACCAATGGCAACTAGTCAAGATCATAAACGCGTAGGCGAAAATGATACAGGCTTAAATACTGGCGGTATGGGCGCGTATTCACCAGCGCTAGTGGTGACGCCTGAAATTCATGATCGCATTATGCGAGAAGTTATTTATCCAACGGTCAACGGCATGGCGGCAGAAGGCAATGTTTATACTGGCTTCCTGTATGCAGGATTAATGATTATGCCAAATGGTCAGCCGAAAGTAATCGAATTTAACTGCCGTTTCGGTGATCCGGAAACCCAACCGATTATGCTGCGTTTAGAATCGGATTTGGTGGAACTTTGCCTTAAAGCCTGTAATGGAAAATTAGACGAAGTGAAATCCCAATGGAATCCGAAGGCTTCTTTAGGTATCGTATTAGCAGCAGAAGGTTATCCGGGCAATTATCGCAAAGGTGATGAAATCAGCGGTTTGCCTCAAAGTGCGGTCGAAAATGAGAAAGTTTTTTTGGCAGGTGTAGAAGTGAAAGCGGGAAAATTAGCCACCAACGGCGGTCGTGTGCTTTGTGTTACTGCGTTAGGCGAAAGTGTATTTGAAGCGCAACAAAAAGCCTTAAAACTCGCTGAGCAAATTCAATGGTCTGGGCGTTTTTATCGTCGAGACATTGGTTACAGAGCTGTGGAACGAGAACACGCAAAATAG